The DNA sequence ACTGTCATTTCCATATGTCGGGCCACAATCACTTCCGGAACGGTTGACATGCCAACAATATCGGCGCCTAAATGACGGAACATCAGATATTCGGCAGGAGTTTCGAAAGTTGGTCCGGAGACACCCACATAAACACCCTCGCGCACTGCGATACCATTTTTTAGAGCTATTGCTTTCGCCCTATTGCGCAAATGTGGATCGTACGATTTACTCATATCCGGAAACCGGGTTCCGAGTTCATTGATATTCTTGCCACGCAGCGGATGTTCAGGGAAGAAATTAATGTGATCGGAAATAATAATCACGTCACCCACTTTATAATCGGGATTCAATCCTCCGGAAGCATTCGATACGAACAAGGTATTAATGCCCAGCATTTTCATTACACGGACCGGGAAAGTAACTTCCTTCATCGAATAGCCTTCGTAATAATGAAAACGTCCTTGCATGGCAAGTACATTTTTACCGCCAAGCTGACCAAAAATCAACTGTCCGGAATGCCCGTCAACAGTTGAAACCGGGAAATCTGGAATTTGACTGTAAGGAATAGTCAGCTCAACTGT is a window from the Aquipluma nitroreducens genome containing:
- a CDS encoding purine-nucleoside phosphorylase is translated as MLEKIKATATFISERIKKPIDAGIILGSGLGGLVNEITVELTIPYSQIPDFPVSTVDGHSGQLIFGQLGGKNVLAMQGRFHYYEGYSMKEVTFPVRVMKMLGINTLFVSNASGGLNPDYKVGDVIIISDHINFFPEHPLRGKNINELGTRFPDMSKSYDPHLRNRAKAIALKNGIAVREGVYVGVSGPTFETPAEYLMFRHLGADIVGMSTVPEVIVARHMEMTVFGISIVTDSGVPGQIVEISHEEVQEVAMKAEPNMTLILRELVAGL